Below is a genomic region from Mycolicibacterium neworleansense.
CGTACGTAGTAGATCTGTTCGAGCACCGGCGCGATGAAGCACCTGACATCGGCGCACTGACCGCGGTGTCGGCAGCCACCAGCCGGGACAGGAGTGCTCATGGCGGATAAATGGTCGACCGGAGTTTCGCTACGCAATCTCTCGGGTCCGATGCAGGCCGTCGGGGCCCTGTTCGCGATGTCGCTGGATGCCATCCGGTTCATCTTCAAGCGGCCATTCCAGGGACGTGAGTTCCTGGAACAGTGCTGGTTCGTAGCGCGGGTCTCGATGGCGCCGACGCTGTTGGTGGCGATCCCGTTCACCGTCCTGGTGAGCTTCACCCTCAACATCCTGCTTCGGGAACTGGGTGCGGCGGACCTCTCGGGCGCCGGGGCGGCCTTCGGTGCGGTGACCCAGCTGGGTCCGATGGTGACCGTGCTGATCGTGGCCGGTGCCGGGGCCACCGCGATGTGCGCGGATCTGGGCTCACGCACCATCCGCGAGGAGATCGACGCCATGGAGGTGCTCGGCATCAATCCGATCCAGCGCCTGGTGACTCCCAGAATGCTGGCCTCCGGCCTCGTCGCACTACTGCTCAACAGCCTCGTGGTGATCATCGGCATTCTGGGCGGCTACGTGTTCTCGGTCTTCATCCAGGACGTGAACCCGGGCGCCTTCGCCGCCGGGATCACGCTGCTGACCGGCGTGCCCGAGGTGATCATCTCCTGCGTCAAGGCGGCCCTGTTCGGATTGATCGCCGGCCTGGTGGCCTGCTACCGCGGGCTGACGATCAGCGGCGGCGGCGCCAAGGCGGTGGGTAACGCGGTGAACGAGACCGTGGTGTACGCCTTCATGGCGTTGTTCGTGATCAACGTGGTCGTCACGGCCATCGGTATCCGGATGACGGCGAACTGAGGCAGGTGACGCTATGGGAACGATGACGATCCTGCGGTCGACATATCCGCGGGTCACCCGGCAGTTCAACAAGCCGGTTTCGACGCTGAGTCGGATCGGCGATCACACGCTGTTCTATCTCAAGG
It encodes:
- a CDS encoding MlaE family ABC transporter permease — protein: MADKWSTGVSLRNLSGPMQAVGALFAMSLDAIRFIFKRPFQGREFLEQCWFVARVSMAPTLLVAIPFTVLVSFTLNILLRELGAADLSGAGAAFGAVTQLGPMVTVLIVAGAGATAMCADLGSRTIREEIDAMEVLGINPIQRLVTPRMLASGLVALLLNSLVVIIGILGGYVFSVFIQDVNPGAFAAGITLLTGVPEVIISCVKAALFGLIAGLVACYRGLTISGGGAKAVGNAVNETVVYAFMALFVINVVVTAIGIRMTAN